A region of the Salvelinus fontinalis isolate EN_2023a unplaced genomic scaffold, ASM2944872v1 scaffold_1618, whole genome shotgun sequence genome:
atcccatcagtagaggatgcctggttgctcttcaaaagttctttcctcaccatcttaaataagcatgccccattccacAAATgtggaactaagaacagatataggccttgtttcaccccagacttgactgcccttgaccagcacaaaaacatcccgtggcgttctgcattagcatcgaatagccttcgcgatatgcaacttttcagggaagtcaggaaccaatatactcagtcagttaggaaagctaaggctagctttttcaaacagaaatttgtttCCTGTAGCACTAAagccaaaaagttttgggacactgtaaagtccatggagaataagagcgcctcctcccagctgcctctGCACTGAGGATAgtaaacactgtcaccaccgataaatctacgataatcgataatttcaataagcatttttctatggctggccaagctttccacctggctacccctaccccggccaacatctcagcaccccctgcagcaacttgcccaagcccccctcgtctgtccttcacccaaatccagaccgctgatgttttgaaagagctgcaaaatttggatcctacaaatcagctgggctagactttctggaccctctctttctaaaatgatccgccggaattgttgcaacccctattactagcctattcaacctctctttcgtattgtctgagatccccaaagattggaaagctgccgcggtcatccccctcttcaaaggggaagacactctagacccaaactgttatagacctatatccatcctgccctgcctttctaaaatcttcgaaagccaagttaacaaacagatcaccgaccatttcgaatcccaccacaccttctccactatgcaatctggtttccgagctggtcatgggtgcacctcagccacgctcaaggtcctaaacgatatcataaccgccattgataaaagacagtactgtgcagccgtcttcattgatctggccaaggctttcgactctgtcaatcaccaaatTCTCATctgcagactcaatagccttggattctcaaatgactgcctcgcctggttcaccaactacttctcagatagagttcagtgtgtcaaatcggagggcctgttgtccagacctctggcatccacctctacgcagacgacaccattctgtatacatctggacctactttggacactgtgctaaaaaacctccaaacgagcttcaacgccatacaacactccttccatggcctccaactgcttttaaatgctagtaaaactaactgcatgctcttcaaccgattgctgccagCACCCTccactagcatcactactctggacggttctgacctagaatatgtgcacaactacaaatacttaggtgtctggttagactttaaactctccttcaagactcacatcaagcatctccaatcccaaattaaatctagaatcggcttactatttcgcaacaaagcctccttcactcatgctgccaaacataccctcgtaaaactgactatcctacccgtccctgacttcggcgatgtcatttacaaaatagcctccaacactctactcagcaaactggatgtagtctatcacagtgccatccattttgtcaccaaagccccatatactacccaccactgcgacctgtatgctctcattggctggccctcactacatattcgtcgccaaacccactggctccaggtcatctataagtctttgctaggtaaagccccgccttatctcagctcactggtcaccatagcaacacccacccgtagcacacgctccagcaggtatatttcactggttatccccaaagccaacactttctttggccgcctttccttccacttctctgctgccaatgactggaacgaattgcaaaaatctccgaagctggagtcttatttctccctctctaactttaagcatcagctgtcagagcagcttaccgatcactgtacctgtacacagccaatctgtaaatagcaaacccaactacctcatccccatattattacttacccacttgctcttttgcaccccagaatctgtacttgcacatcatcatctgcacatttatcatctgcacatttatcactccagtgttaatgctaaattggaattatttctcctctatggcctatttattgcctacctccctactcttctacatttgcacgcactgtacatagattttttattattgactgtacgtttgtttatgtgtaactgtgttgttgtttttgtcacactgctctGCTTTATCTTGACTAGGTCGCAGTTTTAAattaaaacttgttctcaactggcctacctggataaataaaggtgattttttGATTTattaacatagactgaccaggtgaatccagctgaaagctataatcccttcttgatgtaacttgttaaatcaacttcagtgtagatgaaggggagtgaagatgaagtggaggagacaggttaaagaaggatttttaagctttgagaaaATAGACACATGGATTGGgtatgtgtgccgttcagagggtgaacgtgcaagacaaaagatttaactgcctttgaacgggctattgtagtaggtgccaagcacaCCGGATTgactgtgtcaagaactgcaaagctgttgGGTTTCTCATGCTCAacattttcctgtgtgtatcaagaatggtctaccacccaaaggacatccagccaacatgacacaactgtgaggagcattggagtcaacattggccagcatccctgtggaacgctttcaacaccttgtagagtccattcgcTAACGAATTAAGGCttttctgaggacaaaagggggtgcaactcaaaaaTAGGAAGGTTTTCCTAAAGTTTGGTATACTCAGAGTGTATAGATGTTGCAGAACATTGGTATATACTCTAAAGGCCTGCATGGATCTTGGAAATCTTGTTAATTGAGTGTCTCAGCTCTAAAGAGAGTGTATGTGAAAAATATATATCTATGTGTATGAAATGTACATGACAAGCCCCAGCTTTCTTGTTTCCAGAGTAATGCAGCAATAATGAATGCAATGGATGTGTGTATCTGTCACCCAGGGACCATATCCTACCTGTGTCGGTGCAATGCAGTCATGCCCACATCCATTGTGGCAGCATTTTTCATCATTGGGGCAGTCACTGTCATTGGAACAGAACTCCGCACACGTCCCCACGCCCCATTGTCTACGAGGGCACACTCCAGGCTTTGCTTTGGGACAACACAATTTAACCAGACATGTCAGGGAACCCAACTTACCACAAAGAGACATGAACATGGACAAAATTGGACTGAACCATTTTCTGAAAATCTGTCATATTTGTGTGGAGATGTTTATAATAAACAGGAATTTGAATTTGTGAAAAGATTGCAGACAATACCCCTGATATTTTTGTGTCTAATTAGTTTTGGAGACATTTGGCCACCATCATCAATGTTTCCCCCATAACACCCATGAAAACGCATGGCAGCCTTCTGAACACTGTTAATAAACTAGTCAGGTTCTTACTGAAGTCAGGTGGGACACACAAGGCGTAAGAGTGAAAGACGCAGCATTTGTCATCTTTAGGACAGTCCTCATCGCGGACACATCCCTTGTGTGGCGGCAGGACTTTCAGAAGCAGCGGGCACTGACCTGCCTTCGGGAGGATCGGCACTGAGAGAGCAGGAGGAATAGGAAACAATTGGACCAAACCATTTTCTGAAAATCTGTAATATTTGTGTGGAGATGGTTACGATAAATAGGCATTTACATTTGTAGGAAGTCAAAACAGAAAGGAGGTGACATTGTCAGCTGCTATAGAATCACACAGTGTTCCACAATGtcatcaatacaatacaacaatgCAATGAATAATCAGTGTGTCCTCGGTCCTTCTACTGGGACCTCCAGTCTGGCGCCAATCACTATCAACAGATATGAGAACAATCCATAACATTCAACATcaagtctagtgaccatcaacccacACCTTGAATGTCAAAACGAGAATAATGGAAATCATGTGTATTACAGAAACTCTATGCTAAACATTGTGTTGATTACTCTAAATTAAATATGAGCTTTACTGGTCTTAAATGAACCCATTACAAAATGTTTATGATGGCAAATTGTCAGGCTGCACTGACTCTTTCCATTAAAGTCTTACTATTACAATGACTTGGAATCTTTCTAATTCTATGGCTGGAATTCTCAGGGTCATATATCAACAAGCTCTCATTCTCCCTTCAGAATTAGACGGTTTTGTACTTTTCTGCAATTGTCAAATGTTAAAGGGTTTTTGACATCCTGGGTTGCTCCGCCTGCTCAGCATACTGTAGTTCCAAttctccaaatgtcaaatttctgAGTTGCCCCAAATGCCAAATGTTGAAGTTAAGAGTAAAGGTTTAGGatagaataaaaaaatatatatattaaaaaagctATCTACAACTGGATTGAACATGAGACCTTTGGCTCTGGAATCATGGGATGACACCTATCCACCACCTCTACCCAGAACTCCATGGCAACACCCAAGCCTACTCGATGGTAATAGCACTCACCGTTACCCCTAGCGGCTGGTTTTTGAAGGCACTTCCTGACGTAGTCAGGACATGGTCAGATGTCCTATTTGGAAGTCAATTTTGAGCTATATggctgcatatatatatatatatacactgctccaaaaaattaagggaacacttaaacaacacaatgtaactccaagtcaatcacacttctgtgaaatcaaactgtccacttaggaagcaacactgattgacaataaatttcacatgctgttgtgcaaatggaatagacaaaaggtggaaattataggcaattagcaagacacccccaataaaggagtggttctgcaggtggtgaccacagaccacttctcagttcctatgcttcctggctgatgttttggtcacttttgaatgctggcggtgctttcactctagtggtagcataagacggagtctacaacccacacaagtggctcaggtagtgcagctcatccaggatggcacatcaatgcgagctgtggcaagaaggtttgctgtgtctgtcagcgtagtgtccagagcatggaggcgctaccaggagacaggccagtacatcaggagacgcggaggaggccgtaggagggcaacaacccagcagcaggaccgctacctccgcctttgtgcaaggaggagcactgccagagccctgcaaaatgacctccagcaggccacaaatgtgcatgtgtcagcatatggtctcacaaggggtctgaggatctcatctcggtacctaatggcagtcaggctacctctggcgagcacatggagggctgtgcggccccacaaagaaatgccaccccacaccatgactgacccagagactggtctgtggtcaccacctgcagaaccactcctttattgggggtgtcttgctaattgcttataatttccaccttttgtctattccatttgcacaaaagcatgtgaaaattattgtcaattagtgttgcttcctaagtggacagtttgatttcacagaagtgtgattgacttggagttacattgtgttgtttaagtgtttcctttatttttttgagcagtgtatatatatatatatatatatatatatatatataactctaaAGGCCTACATGGCTCTCAGAAATCTTCTTAATTTATTGTCTCAGCTCTAAAGAGAGTGTATGTGAAATATATTGATCTATGTGTATGAAATGTACATTACAAGATCCAGCTTTCTTGTTTCCAGAGTAATGCAGCGAATAATGAATGCAATAGATGGGTGTATCTTTCACTCTGGGACCATATCCTACCTGTGTAAGGTGCAATGCAGTCATGCCCACATCCATTGTGGCAGCATTTTTCATCATTGGGGCAGTCACTGTCATTGGAACATAACTCCGCACACGTCCCTACGCCCCATCGTCTACGAGGGCACACTCCAGGCTTTGCTTTGGGACAACACAATTTGAGCAGACATGTCAGGGAACCCAACTTACCATAAAGAGACATGCACATGGACACAATTGGACTGAACCATTTTCTGAAAATATGTTATATTTGTGTGGAGATGTTTACGATAAATAGGAATTTGTAGGAAGTCAAAACAGAAAGGTGGTGACATTGTCAGCTGCTATATTATCACACAGTGTTCCACAATGTCATCAACACCATACAACAGTGAATAATCAGTGTGTCCTCGGTCCTTCTGCTGGGACCTGCAGTCTGGCGTCAATCACTGTCAACAGATATGAGAACAATCCATAACATTCATCATcaagtctagtgaccatcaacccacACCTTGAATGTCACAAGTAGAACAATGGAAATCATGTGTATTACAGAAACTCTATGCTAAACATTGTGTTGATTACTCTAAATTAAATATGAGCTTTACTGGTCTAAAATATCCCCATTACAAAATGTTTATGGTGGCAAATTGTCAGGCTGCACTGACTCTTTCCATTGAAGTCTTACTATTACAATGACTTGGAATCTTTCTAATTCTATGGCTGGAATTCGCAGGGTCATATATCAACAAGCTCTCATTCTCCCTTCAGAATTAGACGGTTTTGTACTTTTCTGCAAATGTCaaatgttaaagtgtttttgacaccctgggttgctcctcctgctcaGCATACTGTAGTTCCAATTCTCCAAATGCCAAATATTGAAGTTAAGAGTTAAGGTTTAGGatagaataaaaaaatatatattaaaaaagctATCTACAACTGGATTGAACATGAGACCTTTGGCTCTGGAGTCATGGGATGACACCTATCCATCACCTCTACCCAGAACTCCATAGCAACACCCAAGCCTACTTGATTGTAATAGCACTCACCGTTACCCCTAGTGGCTGGTTTTTGAAGGCACTTCCTGACGTAGTCAGGACATGGTCAGATGTCCTATTCGGAAGTCAAGTTTGAGCTATATGGCTGCATATATATGAACCATTTTCTGAAAATCTGTCATATTTGTGTGGAGATGGTTACGATAAATGTTAGCTGCTACAGAATCACACAGTGGTCACAGAATGTCATCAGTACACTACAACAGTGAATAATCAGTGTGTCCTCGATCCTGGTACTTGGACATCCTTTCAGGCGTCAATCACTATCAACAGATATGAGAACAATCCATAACAttcagcatcaagtctagtgaccatcaacccacACCTTGAGTGTCACAACTAGAATACTGGAAATATTGTGTATTACATAGACTGTATACGCTAAATGTTTTGTTGGTCACTCTAAATATGATCTTTAGCGATCTTACATTTCCCCATTACAAATAGGTTTATGGTAGCAGCTTGTCAGCCTACACTGACTCTTCCATTTGAAGTCTTACTATTACAATGACTATGAATCTTTCTAATTCTACAGCTGGAATACTCtgggtcatatatatatatatagactctATATGCCTGCATGGCTCTTGGAAATCTTCATAATTTAGTGTCTTAGCTCTTAACCGAGCTCCAGCTTTCTTGATTCCAGAGTAATGCAGCAATAATGAATGCAATAGATGTGTGTATCTGTCACTCAGGGACCATATCCTACCTGTGTAAGGTGCAATGCAGACATGCCCACATCCGTTGTGACAGCATTTTTCATCATTGGGGCAGTCACTGTCACTGGAACATAACTCTGCACATATCCCTATGCCCCATCGTCTACGAGGGCACACTCCAGGCTTTGCTTTGGGACAACATAATTTGAGCAGATATGTCAGGGAACCCAACTTACCACAAAGACACATGAACATAGATACAATTAGACTGAATCATTTTCTGAAAATCTGTCATATTTGTGTTGATATGTATTCGACAAATATGCATTTGCATCTCTGGAAAGTTTGTAGGCCATACTCCAAGTAATTTTGTGTCTAATTAATAGTTTTGGAGACATTTGTCCCCGATCATCAATGTTTCCCCTATAACACCCATGACAATGAATGGCAGCCTTCTGAATACTCACAATCTATTGGTTAAAATATGTAGGTTGAAAAAATTGTATGTTAACTAAAACGGGCTGTGCAACtggttacacacagacacacaaacagtgcTTTTAAGATGCCCAAGTAATAATTTATAGTTGAATGAACATATGAGACAAGTTGACAAATACATCATTATATGTTGACTGAGTTGTTGCATACGTTTTCTCAAGTTGGAGCTAAGTTTGGGCCAACTAAAAATGTTAAGTTCAGGTAACACTTTTATCTAGCAGGCTTCTTCAAAAAACTCATCAAATTATCACAGTTTGTTTCATGACAAATAATGCAAAGTAGGCTAATTAGAACAACTCACCTGTAGATGTGCCTCCCGTTTCTGCAGCAGAGACTATTTTCAAATCTACAAATGCCAACAGAGAAAGAACCAAAGCACAACGCGCTGACAAATTCATGTCCATGCTGACTTCAAGACTGTTAGAGCAAATGCAGTCCACATCAATTTCatagaagaggaggagaccataATATGTATTAACCTTAGATGACTAAGAGGGGGCGCTGCTTTGAAGCCACCCCACAGCCATTTTGGAACTCCTCcttcattgtaaaaaaaaaaagctatagaaatgcatctattaatgtctacatttgttttttgacaaatatattatattacagacaccttaatgcatacatgaaaattatattaattGAACTGAACATGAACATTTTATATTTTGAGAGTGTTCATGTTAATGCCCCCCACCACAACAAAGAATAACTTAAATACATGAAATTgtgtccttgaaacattttattgaaattgtcacgtcctgaccttagagattctatttatgtctctgttttggttggtcagggcgtgagtttgggtgggcaatctatgtctggtgttctatgttgtccctgtgttgtatttctgtgtgtttggcctgatatggttctcaatcagaggcagctgtctatcattgtctctgattgagaatcatatttaggtagcctgttcccacctgtgtttgtgggtggttgtttcctgtgttagtgtttgcaccatacgggacggtttcggttgtttgtttgtttgtacttttgttattttgttcagtgttctgttgagTTATTAAATttctcattatggacacttaccacgctgcacattggtccgatccttgctactcctcctcagacgaagaggaaatccgttacagaaATATTGTAGAATTCCATttattcctatggaggactgctcttTCTGGGGTGTGCCAATGTGGCGGcctgtggcttcaaagcctctcattggccatTACAAAGCaccagcaatccagggtttatacacatcattGGGGAGAGACCATAGAAAAGATGAATGCACAAGGAACAATGTACCTGCAGGGTCCCTATGCCCATCAATTTACATTCCGAGTTCGGATCCGAACACTTGCTTAGGTCACATGTAATGACAATAATTAAAAAGGATATGGAACTTGTGCCTCTGGGGGTGCTCTTGATCCAAAAGTGGTCCCCCAAATGGACAGTGATATTGTTCAGAAAATAGGACAGAATTTCATCATTGCACAGAAAGGTGCACACCACCCCAAACCCATGAGCAAAAGCAAATATGTGTATTGTTAGCCTAAAATGAAAGAGAAATGTATTAATTGAACTATACAGCCAACATTCAAGCCAACATTTGATGTAAACAATTAACAACTAAACGTCCATAGTGTGTCTTCAACTGAGTGTGTAGTTCAATGACTGAATGCATTTATGTTAAACTGCAGGTGAAAATCCACAATGTATAATGATTCATAACGAAATGTTTCAAAGTACAGTATGTGGAGAATTATAACACTGTTGATGGGTTGATTTTAGGGCAACGGTTGTGCTCTGTTTACATGGTATATGATTTTTACTTGTAATTCATCTTAAGAAATAGGCCTATACATGTCCCAAAATAACTTTTTTAATTGCTATCAAAGCTTTTCTCTCTCATCTGTCGTGCTCATGAATGGCAGACCTATACACGTTTATAATTTTACTACACTGTCATCTTGTGGCTTAGAGCGGACAACTATTTGGCGGACTAAATAAATGCTCAACATTGGATTTTCTTACATTATTCTCTCACAATAACATTGTAGGACTATACACATCACATTCTATATGACTGACTGAGACAACTCCACTTAGGTTAAACATATAGGCTGCATAAACAAAAGCTAAAGAGAGGATAGCCTATTGCTTACTAAGAATATACAgtataaactgagtgtacaaaacattaagagcatcttcctaatattgagttattttgccctcaattcgtcggggcatgggcattccaaggtgttgaaagcgttccacagggatgctggcccatgttgactcaaatgcttcccacagttgtgtcctttgggtggtggaccattcttgatacaaatgGGAAACTGCTGAACCtgaaaaacccagtagcgttgccgttcttgacacaaatcggtgcgcctggcacctaccatatcccgttcaaagacacttaaatcttCTGTCTttgccattcaccctctgaatggcacacatacacaatccatgtctcaattgtctcaaggctaaaagatccttctttaacctgtctcctccccttcatctacactgattgaagtggatttaacaagttacatcaacatgggatcatagctttcacctggattcacctggtcagtctctgtcatggaatgagcaggtgttcataatgttttgttcaGTCAGTGTATAACACGTTGTTGTTGATAAAGTGATACAAATGCATATTTCAGGGAAATATGGGAATATCAGGCAGAGAATTCAGAGGAGTAGCAACATACGTTTCTTACGATACAGCAATTCACAGAACATTAAGCTGACAATTTGTCAAGGGCCACCAAcaatttaataatgtttacaaacTGTTTTACCCAGTTCATATGTACAGTgtctactgtattctagtcaaggctcatcctatataactactgatgTACATGCCTTTTCTATTGATATACTTTCCATAATGTTTATACACaccataatatactgtatatatatggtaACACTTCCATTTAAGGGGTccttattacagtgtaattacatgtGTCCTTTCACTAACAAGTATTGTAGTTAACTGTAACAACTCATAGGTACAGTATAATAACAACATGTAGCTGGTAGTAATTGCGGTCTGTAATTACAGAAGTCTAACAAcgaatgcttgttaccatgcttGTTACAAGTTGCCAGGTTTCCACTAAATTGACCAACTTAGTGATTTGCTTCTTCTCAGCTGCATCCGATTCATTAACAACTGTGACAAAAGTTGGGATCTCTTGTTGATGCGTTGGGTGTCTAAGATTATAGCCTTTACTCAATAGGCTCTAATTACTTAACCATGAATGTGCTCTGTTCAAAATATATCTCCAGTCAACGTTGTTGCTAGCACTAGTACACCACGGAGCACATGTAATATCTGCATAAGTAATTAGTAGGTTATACACAGGATTTATCTAGTTAAAATGAACTTTATCTTGAGGGGTACTGACTTGTGATTATAGTGTACCTGCAAAGTACGTTACCCATCTTGACAATCTAATTGTCAGCTTCTGAAAGCGCCATCCAAGTGAGAAATAAATACActggctgtcacgttctgaccttagttccttttttatgtctttattttagtttggtcagggcgtgagtaggggtgggcattctatgttgtttttctatgttttgttctgttgttatatttctatgtgtttggcctagtatggttctcaatcagaggcaggtgtcagtcgttgtctctgattgggagccatatttaggtagcctgttttctattgtgttttgtgggtggttgtttcctgtgttagtgtttgcaccatacggaactgttttggttgtttgttcgtgttttgttatttttgttctgtgttcatttttgatttattaaaaatctattatggacacttaccacgctgcacattggtccgatatttcctactcctcctcaggcAAAGAGGATAAAGCCGCTACACTGGCACACCACAGAGTACATGTAACATCTGCATAAATACAATGTTACACAGAATTGAGCAATTTGTATATAATTATTTACAGTGTAGGCCTACTACTCATTACCAAGTGAAAATACCTGCAAACAATAAATGAGCTTCTACTTTAGTCAATGTTATTGGAAACATGTAACAATACCTTACATTTCTTACAAAGTAATACGCATTTCTATTGTTATATTAATATCTTGATTAATTACATTAAACAAAGATATAACATAAAAATAACTATTCTAGTGGTGACACAAATCTGTAGGCTATATAATGGTGAGTGGTCTTGATATATAATTTACATGTAACAATGGAAATCAacaactctgtctctgtcttcataTGCTTCTTTCTTGTAAGCATTTCCCTTCCTGGACCCTGAGACCAGGAGGAAATATGTGTTAGAGAAGAAGAATGTATGACAATTTAACATTAGACACTATGTTACCCTATACTAGTTATCATCATCATGCTTTCTAGCTAGTTCTTGTGTTATCCAGCTAAACAAGTGCGTGTTACAGTAATGCcaaagatttgtataactaacccaagattgACCACTCCCTGTTGTTTCCAATGGGAAGCTAGTGAGTtgagtgggcagaacaagcaaggaggtgggcagagccaagcattaTATTTTTGGCACgttctagcatgtatttgcatatttccattaGGGAATGCTAGTGTTTGAAGTGCGTGTGTGCAATAACTAAATTCGCCCTTGCTCTTCCTTTTTTGAAACTTTGGCagagtccactctgttcataaaatattctagttttgggaacagaaaactgtattgagataaaATGTCTCATCTATGACAAAATCATCAAAATGGGCTGGAACAATACATCATGGCTTttatcttgcatttcaaagatgatggttaAAAAAAAGGTTGTTTGTGTTATCTTTTACCTTGTgtttaatgtgttatattctc
Encoded here:
- the LOC129849670 gene encoding perlwapin-like codes for the protein MDMNLSARCALVLSLLAFVDLKIVSAAETGGTSTAKPGVCPRRRWGIGICAELCSSDSDCPNDEKCCHNGCGHVCIAPYTAKPGVCPRRRWGVGTCAELCSNDSDCPNDEKCCHNGCGHDCIAPYTVPILPKAGQCPLLLKVLPPHKGCVRDEDCPKDDKCCVFHSYALCVPPDFTKPGVCPRRQWGVGTCAEFCSNDSDCPNDEKCCHNGCGHDCIAPTQ